One 'Nostoc azollae' 0708 genomic window carries:
- a CDS encoding TnsA endonuclease N-terminal domain-containing protein, which yields MIPKIRATPPSRRIQERAKNVSGVYPSRKMGQTIQFESHTVELWAIYQMENDPEVLEYYYQLPPFKIQYKNAVGRNISHYHTPNFFVLRSTGAIWEEWKIVKELERQHSAAIPSAFQVSLVSLNEQT from the coding sequence TTGATTCCCAAAATTCGTGCTACTCCACCCTCACGTCGTATACAGGAACGAGCCAAAAACGTGAGTGGAGTATACCCTAGTCGGAAAATGGGTCAAACCATCCAATTTGAAAGCCACACCGTAGAATTGTGGGCAATTTACCAGATGGAAAACGACCCAGAAGTCTTAGAATATTACTACCAGCTCCCACCCTTCAAAATTCAGTACAAAAATGCAGTCGGACGTAACATAAGTCATTACCATACCCCTAACTTCTTTGTATTACGCTCCACAGGAGCAATCTGGGAAGAATGGAAAATAGTCAAAGAATTAGAGCGACAGCATTCAGCAGCGATACCTAGTGCTTTCCAGGTGTCGTTAGTCAGTCTAAATGAGCAGACTTGA
- a CDS encoding cation-translocating P-type ATPase — protein MNSNFHIWTLTPRDVYQNLRTTDQGISEIEANLRLKESGYNELPEPERRPLILRFTDQLTHFMALLLWIAGILAFVSQTPELGWAIWAVIWINAVFSFWQEFQAEKALAALRKVLPLQAKVYRDRKLCVIPSRELVSGDLVQLEEGDRISADVRIIKSQSLYVDMSVLTGESVAVPRFCEAITTENIHISEANNLVFAGSTIAAGQGRAVVYATGRHTEFGHVAHLTTNVKRETSTLEVEISRVVNIITIIALSMGVIIFLLTKFLGGMELKESFIFATGIIVAFVPEGLLPTVSLALAISVKRMATQNALVRRLSAVETLSATTIICTDKTGTLTKNEITVCQLWIPNTHINVTGVGYEPKGKVEIISPKYKSHVQLLLAGAALCSNAQLNHPRNSNQWLGSGDPTEIALLVAAIKAGLKLEELQHQAPRIREVPFDSHRRMMTVLLEGHLQLDNTGISQYLVFSKGATLDVLQHSQYLWDADRKLELTPTQREEIVVANDKLASQGYRVIGVAINQGGAELKQLDNNLLERDLTFLGLVAMIDPPRPEVANAIALCHRAGIQVTMITGDYGLTAAAIAQKIGLVKGKARIITGEELGHLSDTQLRQILDKNKTNLVFARVMPEQKLRLVEGYKNLGHVVAVTGDGVNDAPALRAANIGIAMGSTGTDIAREAADIILIDDNFATIISAIEEGRTVYQNIRKFMTYILASNMAEFLPFLAMVFLKLPPMLGILQILAIDLGTDILPALALGAEKPEAGSMELPPRGKSQPLLNSSLLLRAYCFLGLLEGLVGITGFLLVWWMWGYDITELQAIRLSIISHSADVATMAIYNQATTMTLAVIVACQDGNVFACRSEDVSILRLGIFSNHLIWIGITIEWLLLLFIIYSPTLQKIFATAPLTLSYWIMLPICPLLILIADELQKRTIIQIKRKKTNNDKI, from the coding sequence ATGAACTCCAATTTTCACATTTGGACCTTGACACCTAGAGATGTCTACCAGAATCTAAGAACAACCGACCAAGGTATCAGTGAGATAGAAGCAAATTTAAGATTAAAGGAGTCCGGTTATAATGAACTCCCTGAACCGGAAAGACGACCTTTAATTCTACGTTTTACTGACCAACTAACACACTTCATGGCGTTGTTGCTATGGATAGCAGGGATTCTAGCTTTTGTTTCTCAAACACCAGAATTGGGTTGGGCAATTTGGGCAGTTATTTGGATCAATGCTGTTTTTAGTTTTTGGCAAGAGTTCCAGGCAGAAAAAGCTTTAGCAGCTTTAAGAAAGGTGTTACCTTTGCAAGCAAAAGTTTATCGGGATAGGAAATTATGTGTAATTCCTAGCCGTGAGTTAGTTAGCGGTGATCTAGTTCAGTTAGAAGAAGGTGATAGGATTTCCGCTGATGTGAGAATTATTAAGAGTCAATCTTTATATGTGGATATGTCAGTCCTGACAGGAGAATCTGTAGCAGTTCCACGGTTCTGTGAAGCTATCACTACAGAAAATATCCATATTTCTGAAGCTAACAACTTAGTTTTTGCAGGTTCTACAATTGCAGCTGGTCAGGGGCGAGCAGTAGTATATGCAACAGGTAGACATACAGAGTTCGGTCATGTAGCTCATCTTACAACCAATGTAAAACGGGAAACTAGCACTTTAGAAGTAGAGATTTCCAGAGTAGTTAACATTATTACGATTATTGCTTTGAGTATGGGTGTAATAATATTTTTACTTACTAAGTTCTTGGGAGGAATGGAACTGAAAGAAAGTTTTATTTTTGCAACTGGGATTATTGTAGCATTTGTCCCAGAAGGATTACTACCTACTGTGAGTTTAGCGCTAGCCATTAGTGTCAAGCGCATGGCTACCCAAAATGCCTTAGTACGTCGTCTATCTGCAGTAGAAACTCTGAGTGCAACAACTATTATTTGCACCGACAAAACTGGAACTTTAACTAAAAATGAAATAACCGTCTGCCAATTATGGATTCCGAATACTCATATTAATGTAACTGGGGTAGGTTATGAACCCAAGGGAAAAGTAGAAATTATATCTCCTAAATATAAATCTCACGTGCAGTTACTATTAGCTGGTGCAGCACTTTGTTCAAATGCACAATTAAACCATCCGCGCAATTCCAATCAATGGCTAGGATCAGGTGATCCTACGGAGATAGCACTACTAGTAGCAGCAATTAAGGCCGGCTTAAAATTGGAGGAGTTACAACATCAAGCACCAAGAATTCGGGAAGTACCTTTTGATTCCCATCGACGAATGATGACAGTTTTGCTAGAAGGACATTTACAGTTGGACAATACTGGAATTTCACAGTACTTGGTTTTTAGTAAGGGTGCAACTTTAGATGTATTGCAACATTCACAATATTTATGGGATGCAGATAGAAAGCTAGAACTGACACCAACTCAGCGGGAGGAAATTGTGGTAGCGAATGATAAACTTGCTAGTCAAGGTTATCGTGTAATAGGAGTAGCAATAAATCAAGGTGGGGCTGAATTGAAACAACTTGATAATAATTTATTGGAACGGGACCTGACCTTTTTGGGATTGGTAGCAATGATTGATCCACCACGTCCAGAAGTTGCCAATGCGATTGCCCTCTGTCATCGTGCAGGTATTCAAGTGACAATGATTACAGGTGATTATGGCTTAACAGCAGCTGCAATCGCCCAGAAAATTGGTTTAGTCAAAGGCAAGGCGAGAATTATTACAGGAGAAGAATTAGGGCATCTTTCTGATACTCAGTTACGACAGATACTCGACAAAAACAAAACGAACCTAGTATTTGCGAGGGTGATGCCAGAACAGAAACTCAGGTTAGTAGAAGGATATAAAAACCTTGGTCATGTTGTCGCTGTCACTGGCGATGGTGTCAACGATGCGCCTGCTTTACGCGCTGCTAATATCGGTATTGCAATGGGAAGTACTGGTACAGATATTGCCCGTGAAGCTGCTGATATTATTCTTATAGATGATAACTTTGCCACTATCATTTCCGCAATTGAAGAGGGACGGACAGTATATCAAAATATACGTAAGTTTATGACTTATATTCTCGCCTCCAATATGGCAGAGTTTTTACCATTCCTAGCAATGGTATTTCTGAAACTACCACCAATGCTGGGAATTCTCCAGATCTTAGCTATTGACCTAGGTACAGATATACTTCCTGCATTGGCATTAGGAGCAGAAAAACCAGAAGCTGGTTCAATGGAGTTACCACCACGAGGGAAATCTCAGCCTCTTTTGAACTCATCCTTACTCTTACGTGCTTACTGCTTTTTAGGACTACTAGAAGGTTTGGTGGGTATAACAGGATTTCTCTTAGTTTGGTGGATGTGGGGCTATGATATTACCGAACTACAAGCTATTAGACTCAGTATTATATCTCACTCAGCTGATGTTGCGACAATGGCTATTTATAATCAGGCAACAACAATGACCCTAGCAGTAATAGTAGCCTGTCAAGATGGTAACGTTTTTGCCTGTCGTTCGGAAGACGTTTCAATCTTGCGCTTGGGTATTTTTAGCAACCATCTAATTTGGATAGGAATTACTATAGAATGGCTTCTTCTTCTCTTCATTATTTACTCACCTACCTTACAAAAAATCTTCGCTACTGCACCTTTAACATTATCCTATTGGATAATGTTACCAATTTGTCCACTATTAATATTGATAGCTGATGAACTACAAAAACGAACTATTATCCAAATAAAACGTAAGAAAACAAACAATGATAAAATTTAA
- a CDS encoding cytochrome c oxidase subunit 3, translating to MTKNKNYQSINRGVIHIDESPIALEKYRKYLPLWLKRYLPIRGGLSQDHHGKAIFGFTVFLLSESIVFLSLIFTYLGLRLIHSGNWLPRGISGPQLYTLVVINTVVLLSSSFVIQSAENSLRHGELKKFRLLLFMTISMGIFFLIGQGTEWNKLDFRLSTGLVGSTFYLLTGFHGLHVLIGVILQVIMLSRSFIPGNYDKGHFGVSATTLFWHFVDIVWVFLFSLLYLW from the coding sequence ATGACAAAGAATAAAAACTATCAATCAATAAATCGTGGTGTAATTCATATAGATGAAAGTCCCATTGCTTTAGAAAAGTACCGAAAATACTTACCACTTTGGTTAAAGCGTTACTTACCAATTCGTGGTGGACTTTCTCAAGACCACCATGGAAAGGCAATTTTTGGATTTACTGTGTTCCTTTTATCGGAAAGCATTGTCTTTTTAAGTCTTATTTTTACATACCTTGGGCTGCGGTTAATACACTCAGGAAATTGGCTACCACGTGGGATTTCAGGTCCGCAATTATATACCCTTGTAGTTATTAATACGGTGGTGTTACTCTCTAGTAGTTTTGTCATTCAATCAGCTGAAAATTCTCTTCGGCATGGTGAATTGAAGAAATTTCGGTTGCTGTTATTCATGACAATCAGTATGGGGATTTTTTTCTTAATCGGTCAAGGAACAGAGTGGAATAAGTTGGATTTTAGGTTAAGTACAGGACTAGTTGGTTCTACATTCTATTTATTAACTGGATTCCACGGTTTGCACGTTCTTATTGGTGTAATTCTCCAGGTCATTATGTTGAGTCGTTCTTTCATTCCAGGGAATTACGACAAAGGTCATTTTGGTGTAAGTGCAACTACCCTATTTTGGCATTTTGTTGATATAGTTTGGGTCTTTTTATTCTCCCTTCTCTATCTCTGGTAA